A part of Anser cygnoides isolate HZ-2024a breed goose chromosome 15, Taihu_goose_T2T_genome, whole genome shotgun sequence genomic DNA contains:
- the SREBF1 gene encoding sterol regulatory element-binding protein 1 isoform X1 gives MSALAFDDGSLDGLAPALGLPGGSDIDTALLSDIDDMLQLINAPDNDFSGLFDSPFGAPDSTVPPGLPPAPSTLGTYLGPSKPPPAAPPGNVYPGPPGLAAFTPQPPASLLPAPGPPTAPGVKEEPSAVPSSQPQPGVMLAPPSFVPASPGQFSPQPLVGFQNQHGFPAVQPGGAGQSPLPTPQPVQPVATLPGPVQSVAPQQLLAPGPPPAATTAATPQPVSPQIQPVPVLLQPHFIKADSLLLTAVKTDAGSAKTSGIASLATSAGGTAAPLQVPALVSGGTILATVPLVVDAEKLPINRLAPSGKPALVQSKGEKRTAHNAIEKRYRSSINDKIVELKDLVVGTEAKLNKSAILRKAIEYIRFLQQSNQKLKQENLSLKMAVQKSKSLKDLVASCSSGGAKAEAPMEVVKAEVMEMLTPPPSDVGSPSRGSPLSLSGGSSNSSSDSEPDSPFCDHGKVKQERPLPSPGSQGMLDRSRMALCAFVFLCLSFNPLASLLRGSSAPAPVGSPGTAGPGRSIMAESGTAEEPWGWSQWLWPTLVFWGLNAALVLGAVVRLFVCGEPVTPPHSESSVLFWRHRRQADLDLERGDFAQGAQHLRTALGALGRPLPASHGDLACSLLWTLLRHLLQRLWVGRWLAARAGGLRPDPPPRAHVRQSARDAAMAYHRLHQLHLAGKQAGGHLLAINLALSAVNLAECAGDAVSVAALAEIYVAAALRVKASLHRCFHFLARPFLCSARRVALSHGGAVPPAMQWLCHPLGHRFFVDGDWAVKGVPRETIYSSAGNPVDPLAQVTQLFREHLLEKALCCVAMPEPGRPAAQGEGRFSDALEYLQLLNGCSNASGAPGPAPSISCGLAAVTGEAGVPRGAAWGGGGSGAVGWRTPRSRVPFCPAGTDPVSKWWASVIGAVIHWLQGDEEGAERLYPLVETMPRVLQGSEKPLPRAALHSFKAVRAMLSKQDGSQASLNHCEKASSCLRESLELSSPPKCTIDKAVQLLLCDLLLVTRTNLWQQQMSASQQLRGAYQASALELRGFQQDLSSLRRLAQTLRPAMRRVFLHEATARLMARASPTRTHQLLDRSLRRRGVQGSKTAGEPESHPTPREHAEALLLACCYLPPSFLSAPGQRVGMLAEAARTLEKLGDRRTLHDCQQMIIKLGSGTTVTSG, from the exons ATGAGCGCCCTCGCCTTCGACGACGGGAGCCTGGACGGGCTGGCCccggccctggggctgcccgggggcAGCGACATCGACACGGCGCTGCTCAGCGACATCGACG ACATGCTCCAGCTGATCAACGCGCCAGACAATGACTTCTCGGGGCTGTTCGACTCTCCCTTCGGTGCCCCCGACAGCACCGTGCCCCCGGGGCTCCCACCCGCCCCGAGCACCCTCGGCACCTACCTGGGGCCCAGCaagccgccccccgccgcccccccgggcaATGTGTACCCGGggcccccggggctggcagccttcaccccgcagccccctgcctctctcctgcctgcccccggccccccaacAGCCCCGGGGGTGAAGGAGGAGCCGTCGGCCGtgcccagcagccagccccagcccggcgTGATGCTGGCCCCCCCCAGCTtcgtccccgcgtcccccggCCAGTTCAGCCCCCAGCCCTTGGTGGGTTTCCAGAACCAGCACGGCTTCCCCG CCGTGCAGCCCGGAGGGGCCGGGCAaagccccctgcccaccccacagCCGGTCCAGCCCGTGGCGAcgctgcccggccccgtgcAGAGCGTGgcaccccagcagctcctggcccccgggcccccccctgCCGCCACCAccgctgccaccccccagcccgTCTCGCCCCAGATCCAGCCGGTGCCG gtgctgctgcagccccattTCATCAAGGCCGACTCCCTGCTGCTCACGGCCGTCAAGACGGACGCCGGCAGCGCCAAGACCTCCGGCATCGCCTCCCTGGCCACCAGCGCCGGCGGCACTGCGGCCCCGCTGCAGGTGCCG GCGCTGGTGAGCGGAGGGACCATCCTGGCCACGGTGCCGCTGGTGGTGGACGCCGAGAAGCTGCCCATCAACCGGCTGGCGCCCAGCGGGAAGCCGGCGCTGGTGCAGAGCAAGGGGGAGAAGCGGACGGCGCACAACGCCATCGAGAAGCGCTACCGCTCCTCCATCAACGACAAGATCGTGGAGCTCAAGGACCTGGTGGTGGGCACCGAGGCCAAG CTCAACAAGTCGGCGATCCTGAGGAAGGCCATCGAGTACATCCgcttcctgcagcagagcaacCAGAAGCTGAAGCAGGAGAACCTCAGCCTGAAGATGGCCGTGCAGAAGAGCA aGTCCCTCAAGGACCTGGtggcctcctgcagcagcgggGGGGCCAAGGCGGAGGCCCCCATGGAGGTGGTGAAGGCGGAGGTGATGGAGATGCTGACGCCGCCGCCCTCGGACGTGGGCTCGCCCTCCCGCGGCAGCCCCCTCTCGCTCAGCGGgggcagcagcaacagcagcagcgaCTCGGAGCCCGACAGCCCCTTCTGCGACCACGGCAAG GTGAAGCAGGAGCGCCCGCTGCCCTCGCCCGGCAGCCAGGGCATGCTGGACCGCTCCCGCATGGCCCTCTGCGCCTTCgtcttcctctgcctctccttcaaCCCCCTGGCCTCCCTGCTGCGGGGCTCCAGCGCCCCGGCCCCCGTGGGGAGCCCGGGCACTGCGGGTCCTGGCAGGAGCATCATGGCCGAGTCCGGCACCGCGG AGGAGCCGTGGGGGTGGTCGCAGTGGCTGTGGCCCACGCTGGTGTTCTGGGGGCTGAACGCGGcgctggtgctgggggcggTGGTGCGGCTCTTCGTCTGCGGGGAGCCCGTCACCCCCCCGCACTCCGAGTCCTCCGTCCTCTTCTGGCGCCACCGCCGCCAGGCCGACCTCGACCTCGAACGG GGCGACTTCGCgcagggggctcagcacctGCGCACGGCGCTGGGGGCTctgggccgcccgctgccggccTCCCACGGGGACCTGGCGTGCAGCCTCCTCTGGACCCTGCTGCGCCACCTCCTGCAGCGCCTCTGGGTGGGCCGCTGGCTGGCCGCCCGCGCCGGGGGGCTGCGCCCGgaccccccgccccgcgcccacgTCCGCCAGAGCGCCCGCGACGCCGCCATGGCGTACCACCGCCTGCACCAGCTGCACCTCGCCG GGAAGCAGGCTGGGGGGCACCTGCTGGCCATCAACCTGGCGCTCAGCGCCGTCAACCTGGCGGAGTGCGCCGGCGATGCCGTGTCCGTGGCCGCCCTGGCTGAGATCTACGTGGCGGCCGCCCTGCGGGTCAAGGCCAGCCTGCACCGCTGCTTCCACTTCTTGGCT cgccccttCCTCTGCAGCGCCCGGCGCGTGGCCCTGTCCcacggcggggccgtgcccccggcCATGCAGTGGCTCTGCCACCCCTTGGGCCACCGCTTCTTCGTGGACGGCGACTGGGCCGTCAAGGGCGTCCCGAGGGAGACCATCTACAGCTCCGCCGGCAACCCAG TGGACCCGCTGGCGCAGGTGACCCAGCTCTTCCGCGAGCACCTCCTGGAGAAGGCGCTGTGCTGCGTGGCCATGCCCGagcccggccgccccgcggcGCAGGGAGAGGG CCGCTTCTCGGACGCGCTGGAGTACCTCCAGCTGCTCAACGGCTGCTCCAACGCCAGCggcgcgcccggccccgcgccctccATCAGCTGCGGCTTGGCGGCGGTGACAGGTGAGGCCGGCGTCCCCCGGGGTGctgcgtgggggggggggggcagcggggccgtgggCTGGCGGACGCCCCGCTCCCGTGTCCCTTTCTGCCCCGCAGGCACCGACCCCGTGTCCAAGTGGTGGGCGTCCGTCATCGGCGCCGTTATTCACTGGCTGCAGGGAGACGAGGAGGGGGCCGAGCGCCTCTACCCGCTGGTGGAGACCATGCCccgggtgctgcagggctctga GAagcccctgccccgcgccgcgcTGCACTCCTTCAAGGCCGTCCGGGCCATGCTGAGCAAGCAGGACGGGAGCCAGGCCAGCCTGAACCACTGCGAGaaggccagcagctgcctgcggGAGAGCCTGGAGCTCAGCAGCCCCCCCAAGTGCACCATCGACAag gcggtgcagctcctgctgtgcgACCTGCTCCTCGTCACCCGCACCAacctgtggcagcagcagatgagcgccagccagcagctccgCGGCGCCTACCAGGCGTCCGCCCTGGAGCTCCGCGGCTTCCAGCAGGACCTCAGCAGCCTGCGGCGCCTGGCGCAGACCCTCCGGCCCGCCATGCGCAGG gtGTTCCTGCATGAAGCCACCGCCAGGCTGATGGCTCGCGCCAGCCCCACGCGGACCCACCAGCTGCTGGACCGCAGCCTGCGGAGGAGAGGGGTGCAGGGCAGCAAAACAG CCGGCGAGCCCGAGAGCCACCCCACACCGCGGGAGCACGCCGAGGCCCTGCTGCTCGCCTGCTGCTACCTGCCCCCCAGCTTCCTCTCGGCCCCCGGGCAGCGCGTGGGGATGCTGGCCGAGGCCGCGCGCACGCTGGAGAAGCTGGGCGACCGCCGCACGCTGCACGACTGCCAGCAGATGATCATCAAGCTGGGCAGCGGCACCACGGTCACCTCGGGATAG
- the SREBF1 gene encoding sterol regulatory element-binding protein 1 isoform X2: MSALAFDDGSLDGLAPALGLPGGSDIDTALLSDIDDMLQLINAPDNDFSGLFDSPFGAPDSTVPPGLPPAPSTLGTYLGPSKPPPAAPPGNVYPGPPGLAAFTPQPPASLLPAPGPPTAPGVKEEPSAVPSSQPQPGVMLAPPSFVPASPGQFSPQPLVGFQNQHGFPAVQPGGAGQSPLPTPQPVQPVATLPGPVQSVAPQQLLAPGPPPAATTAATPQPVSPQIQPVPVLLQPHFIKADSLLLTAVKTDAGSAKTSGIASLATSAGGTAAPLQALVSGGTILATVPLVVDAEKLPINRLAPSGKPALVQSKGEKRTAHNAIEKRYRSSINDKIVELKDLVVGTEAKLNKSAILRKAIEYIRFLQQSNQKLKQENLSLKMAVQKSKSLKDLVASCSSGGAKAEAPMEVVKAEVMEMLTPPPSDVGSPSRGSPLSLSGGSSNSSSDSEPDSPFCDHGKVKQERPLPSPGSQGMLDRSRMALCAFVFLCLSFNPLASLLRGSSAPAPVGSPGTAGPGRSIMAESGTAEEPWGWSQWLWPTLVFWGLNAALVLGAVVRLFVCGEPVTPPHSESSVLFWRHRRQADLDLERGDFAQGAQHLRTALGALGRPLPASHGDLACSLLWTLLRHLLQRLWVGRWLAARAGGLRPDPPPRAHVRQSARDAAMAYHRLHQLHLAGKQAGGHLLAINLALSAVNLAECAGDAVSVAALAEIYVAAALRVKASLHRCFHFLARPFLCSARRVALSHGGAVPPAMQWLCHPLGHRFFVDGDWAVKGVPRETIYSSAGNPVDPLAQVTQLFREHLLEKALCCVAMPEPGRPAAQGEGRFSDALEYLQLLNGCSNASGAPGPAPSISCGLAAVTGEAGVPRGAAWGGGGSGAVGWRTPRSRVPFCPAGTDPVSKWWASVIGAVIHWLQGDEEGAERLYPLVETMPRVLQGSEKPLPRAALHSFKAVRAMLSKQDGSQASLNHCEKASSCLRESLELSSPPKCTIDKAVQLLLCDLLLVTRTNLWQQQMSASQQLRGAYQASALELRGFQQDLSSLRRLAQTLRPAMRRVFLHEATARLMARASPTRTHQLLDRSLRRRGVQGSKTAGEPESHPTPREHAEALLLACCYLPPSFLSAPGQRVGMLAEAARTLEKLGDRRTLHDCQQMIIKLGSGTTVTSG; this comes from the exons ATGAGCGCCCTCGCCTTCGACGACGGGAGCCTGGACGGGCTGGCCccggccctggggctgcccgggggcAGCGACATCGACACGGCGCTGCTCAGCGACATCGACG ACATGCTCCAGCTGATCAACGCGCCAGACAATGACTTCTCGGGGCTGTTCGACTCTCCCTTCGGTGCCCCCGACAGCACCGTGCCCCCGGGGCTCCCACCCGCCCCGAGCACCCTCGGCACCTACCTGGGGCCCAGCaagccgccccccgccgcccccccgggcaATGTGTACCCGGggcccccggggctggcagccttcaccccgcagccccctgcctctctcctgcctgcccccggccccccaacAGCCCCGGGGGTGAAGGAGGAGCCGTCGGCCGtgcccagcagccagccccagcccggcgTGATGCTGGCCCCCCCCAGCTtcgtccccgcgtcccccggCCAGTTCAGCCCCCAGCCCTTGGTGGGTTTCCAGAACCAGCACGGCTTCCCCG CCGTGCAGCCCGGAGGGGCCGGGCAaagccccctgcccaccccacagCCGGTCCAGCCCGTGGCGAcgctgcccggccccgtgcAGAGCGTGgcaccccagcagctcctggcccccgggcccccccctgCCGCCACCAccgctgccaccccccagcccgTCTCGCCCCAGATCCAGCCGGTGCCG gtgctgctgcagccccattTCATCAAGGCCGACTCCCTGCTGCTCACGGCCGTCAAGACGGACGCCGGCAGCGCCAAGACCTCCGGCATCGCCTCCCTGGCCACCAGCGCCGGCGGCACTGCGGCCCCGCTGCAG GCGCTGGTGAGCGGAGGGACCATCCTGGCCACGGTGCCGCTGGTGGTGGACGCCGAGAAGCTGCCCATCAACCGGCTGGCGCCCAGCGGGAAGCCGGCGCTGGTGCAGAGCAAGGGGGAGAAGCGGACGGCGCACAACGCCATCGAGAAGCGCTACCGCTCCTCCATCAACGACAAGATCGTGGAGCTCAAGGACCTGGTGGTGGGCACCGAGGCCAAG CTCAACAAGTCGGCGATCCTGAGGAAGGCCATCGAGTACATCCgcttcctgcagcagagcaacCAGAAGCTGAAGCAGGAGAACCTCAGCCTGAAGATGGCCGTGCAGAAGAGCA aGTCCCTCAAGGACCTGGtggcctcctgcagcagcgggGGGGCCAAGGCGGAGGCCCCCATGGAGGTGGTGAAGGCGGAGGTGATGGAGATGCTGACGCCGCCGCCCTCGGACGTGGGCTCGCCCTCCCGCGGCAGCCCCCTCTCGCTCAGCGGgggcagcagcaacagcagcagcgaCTCGGAGCCCGACAGCCCCTTCTGCGACCACGGCAAG GTGAAGCAGGAGCGCCCGCTGCCCTCGCCCGGCAGCCAGGGCATGCTGGACCGCTCCCGCATGGCCCTCTGCGCCTTCgtcttcctctgcctctccttcaaCCCCCTGGCCTCCCTGCTGCGGGGCTCCAGCGCCCCGGCCCCCGTGGGGAGCCCGGGCACTGCGGGTCCTGGCAGGAGCATCATGGCCGAGTCCGGCACCGCGG AGGAGCCGTGGGGGTGGTCGCAGTGGCTGTGGCCCACGCTGGTGTTCTGGGGGCTGAACGCGGcgctggtgctgggggcggTGGTGCGGCTCTTCGTCTGCGGGGAGCCCGTCACCCCCCCGCACTCCGAGTCCTCCGTCCTCTTCTGGCGCCACCGCCGCCAGGCCGACCTCGACCTCGAACGG GGCGACTTCGCgcagggggctcagcacctGCGCACGGCGCTGGGGGCTctgggccgcccgctgccggccTCCCACGGGGACCTGGCGTGCAGCCTCCTCTGGACCCTGCTGCGCCACCTCCTGCAGCGCCTCTGGGTGGGCCGCTGGCTGGCCGCCCGCGCCGGGGGGCTGCGCCCGgaccccccgccccgcgcccacgTCCGCCAGAGCGCCCGCGACGCCGCCATGGCGTACCACCGCCTGCACCAGCTGCACCTCGCCG GGAAGCAGGCTGGGGGGCACCTGCTGGCCATCAACCTGGCGCTCAGCGCCGTCAACCTGGCGGAGTGCGCCGGCGATGCCGTGTCCGTGGCCGCCCTGGCTGAGATCTACGTGGCGGCCGCCCTGCGGGTCAAGGCCAGCCTGCACCGCTGCTTCCACTTCTTGGCT cgccccttCCTCTGCAGCGCCCGGCGCGTGGCCCTGTCCcacggcggggccgtgcccccggcCATGCAGTGGCTCTGCCACCCCTTGGGCCACCGCTTCTTCGTGGACGGCGACTGGGCCGTCAAGGGCGTCCCGAGGGAGACCATCTACAGCTCCGCCGGCAACCCAG TGGACCCGCTGGCGCAGGTGACCCAGCTCTTCCGCGAGCACCTCCTGGAGAAGGCGCTGTGCTGCGTGGCCATGCCCGagcccggccgccccgcggcGCAGGGAGAGGG CCGCTTCTCGGACGCGCTGGAGTACCTCCAGCTGCTCAACGGCTGCTCCAACGCCAGCggcgcgcccggccccgcgccctccATCAGCTGCGGCTTGGCGGCGGTGACAGGTGAGGCCGGCGTCCCCCGGGGTGctgcgtgggggggggggggcagcggggccgtgggCTGGCGGACGCCCCGCTCCCGTGTCCCTTTCTGCCCCGCAGGCACCGACCCCGTGTCCAAGTGGTGGGCGTCCGTCATCGGCGCCGTTATTCACTGGCTGCAGGGAGACGAGGAGGGGGCCGAGCGCCTCTACCCGCTGGTGGAGACCATGCCccgggtgctgcagggctctga GAagcccctgccccgcgccgcgcTGCACTCCTTCAAGGCCGTCCGGGCCATGCTGAGCAAGCAGGACGGGAGCCAGGCCAGCCTGAACCACTGCGAGaaggccagcagctgcctgcggGAGAGCCTGGAGCTCAGCAGCCCCCCCAAGTGCACCATCGACAag gcggtgcagctcctgctgtgcgACCTGCTCCTCGTCACCCGCACCAacctgtggcagcagcagatgagcgccagccagcagctccgCGGCGCCTACCAGGCGTCCGCCCTGGAGCTCCGCGGCTTCCAGCAGGACCTCAGCAGCCTGCGGCGCCTGGCGCAGACCCTCCGGCCCGCCATGCGCAGG gtGTTCCTGCATGAAGCCACCGCCAGGCTGATGGCTCGCGCCAGCCCCACGCGGACCCACCAGCTGCTGGACCGCAGCCTGCGGAGGAGAGGGGTGCAGGGCAGCAAAACAG CCGGCGAGCCCGAGAGCCACCCCACACCGCGGGAGCACGCCGAGGCCCTGCTGCTCGCCTGCTGCTACCTGCCCCCCAGCTTCCTCTCGGCCCCCGGGCAGCGCGTGGGGATGCTGGCCGAGGCCGCGCGCACGCTGGAGAAGCTGGGCGACCGCCGCACGCTGCACGACTGCCAGCAGATGATCATCAAGCTGGGCAGCGGCACCACGGTCACCTCGGGATAG
- the SREBF1 gene encoding sterol regulatory element-binding protein 1 isoform X3, whose protein sequence is MSALAFDDGSLDGLAPALGLPGGSDIDTALLSDIDDMLQLINAPDNDFSGLFDSPFGAPDSTVPPGLPPAPSTLGTYLGPSKPPPAAPPGNVYPGPPGLAAFTPQPPASLLPAPGPPTAPGVKEEPSAVPSSQPQPGVMLAPPSFVPASPGQFSPQPLVGFQNQHGFPAVQPGGAGQSPLPTPQPVQPVATLPGPVQSVAPQQLLAPGPPPAATTAATPQPVSPQIQPVPVLLQPHFIKADSLLLTAVKTDAGSAKTSGIASLATSAGGTAAPLQVPALVSGGTILATVPLVVDAEKLPINRLAPSGKPALVQSKGEKRTAHNAIEKRYRSSINDKIVELKDLVVGTEAKLNKSAILRKAIEYIRFLQQSNQKLKQENLSLKMAVQKSKSLKDLVASCSSGGAKAEAPMEVVKAEVMEMLTPPPSDVGSPSRGSPLSLSGGSSNSSSDSEPDSPFCDHGKVKQERPLPSPGSQGMLDRSRMALCAFVFLCLSFNPLASLLRGSSAPAPVGSPGTAGPGRSIMAESGTAEEPWGWSQWLWPTLVFWGLNAALVLGAVVRLFVCGEPVTPPHSESSVLFWRHRRQADLDLERGDFAQGAQHLRTALGALGRPLPASHGDLACSLLWTLLRHLLQRLWVGRWLAARAGGLRPDPPPRAHVRQSARDAAMAYHRLHQLHLAGKQAGGHLLAINLALSAVNLAECAGDAVSVAALAEIYVAAALRVKASLHRCFHFLARPFLCSARRVALSHGGAVPPAMQWLCHPLGHRFFVDGDWAVKGVPRETIYSSAGNPVDPLAQVTQLFREHLLEKALCCVAMPEPGRPAAQGEGRFSDALEYLQLLNGCSNASGAPGPAPSISCGLAAVTGTDPVSKWWASVIGAVIHWLQGDEEGAERLYPLVETMPRVLQGSEKPLPRAALHSFKAVRAMLSKQDGSQASLNHCEKASSCLRESLELSSPPKCTIDKAVQLLLCDLLLVTRTNLWQQQMSASQQLRGAYQASALELRGFQQDLSSLRRLAQTLRPAMRRVFLHEATARLMARASPTRTHQLLDRSLRRRGVQGSKTAGEPESHPTPREHAEALLLACCYLPPSFLSAPGQRVGMLAEAARTLEKLGDRRTLHDCQQMIIKLGSGTTVTSG, encoded by the exons ATGAGCGCCCTCGCCTTCGACGACGGGAGCCTGGACGGGCTGGCCccggccctggggctgcccgggggcAGCGACATCGACACGGCGCTGCTCAGCGACATCGACG ACATGCTCCAGCTGATCAACGCGCCAGACAATGACTTCTCGGGGCTGTTCGACTCTCCCTTCGGTGCCCCCGACAGCACCGTGCCCCCGGGGCTCCCACCCGCCCCGAGCACCCTCGGCACCTACCTGGGGCCCAGCaagccgccccccgccgcccccccgggcaATGTGTACCCGGggcccccggggctggcagccttcaccccgcagccccctgcctctctcctgcctgcccccggccccccaacAGCCCCGGGGGTGAAGGAGGAGCCGTCGGCCGtgcccagcagccagccccagcccggcgTGATGCTGGCCCCCCCCAGCTtcgtccccgcgtcccccggCCAGTTCAGCCCCCAGCCCTTGGTGGGTTTCCAGAACCAGCACGGCTTCCCCG CCGTGCAGCCCGGAGGGGCCGGGCAaagccccctgcccaccccacagCCGGTCCAGCCCGTGGCGAcgctgcccggccccgtgcAGAGCGTGgcaccccagcagctcctggcccccgggcccccccctgCCGCCACCAccgctgccaccccccagcccgTCTCGCCCCAGATCCAGCCGGTGCCG gtgctgctgcagccccattTCATCAAGGCCGACTCCCTGCTGCTCACGGCCGTCAAGACGGACGCCGGCAGCGCCAAGACCTCCGGCATCGCCTCCCTGGCCACCAGCGCCGGCGGCACTGCGGCCCCGCTGCAGGTGCCG GCGCTGGTGAGCGGAGGGACCATCCTGGCCACGGTGCCGCTGGTGGTGGACGCCGAGAAGCTGCCCATCAACCGGCTGGCGCCCAGCGGGAAGCCGGCGCTGGTGCAGAGCAAGGGGGAGAAGCGGACGGCGCACAACGCCATCGAGAAGCGCTACCGCTCCTCCATCAACGACAAGATCGTGGAGCTCAAGGACCTGGTGGTGGGCACCGAGGCCAAG CTCAACAAGTCGGCGATCCTGAGGAAGGCCATCGAGTACATCCgcttcctgcagcagagcaacCAGAAGCTGAAGCAGGAGAACCTCAGCCTGAAGATGGCCGTGCAGAAGAGCA aGTCCCTCAAGGACCTGGtggcctcctgcagcagcgggGGGGCCAAGGCGGAGGCCCCCATGGAGGTGGTGAAGGCGGAGGTGATGGAGATGCTGACGCCGCCGCCCTCGGACGTGGGCTCGCCCTCCCGCGGCAGCCCCCTCTCGCTCAGCGGgggcagcagcaacagcagcagcgaCTCGGAGCCCGACAGCCCCTTCTGCGACCACGGCAAG GTGAAGCAGGAGCGCCCGCTGCCCTCGCCCGGCAGCCAGGGCATGCTGGACCGCTCCCGCATGGCCCTCTGCGCCTTCgtcttcctctgcctctccttcaaCCCCCTGGCCTCCCTGCTGCGGGGCTCCAGCGCCCCGGCCCCCGTGGGGAGCCCGGGCACTGCGGGTCCTGGCAGGAGCATCATGGCCGAGTCCGGCACCGCGG AGGAGCCGTGGGGGTGGTCGCAGTGGCTGTGGCCCACGCTGGTGTTCTGGGGGCTGAACGCGGcgctggtgctgggggcggTGGTGCGGCTCTTCGTCTGCGGGGAGCCCGTCACCCCCCCGCACTCCGAGTCCTCCGTCCTCTTCTGGCGCCACCGCCGCCAGGCCGACCTCGACCTCGAACGG GGCGACTTCGCgcagggggctcagcacctGCGCACGGCGCTGGGGGCTctgggccgcccgctgccggccTCCCACGGGGACCTGGCGTGCAGCCTCCTCTGGACCCTGCTGCGCCACCTCCTGCAGCGCCTCTGGGTGGGCCGCTGGCTGGCCGCCCGCGCCGGGGGGCTGCGCCCGgaccccccgccccgcgcccacgTCCGCCAGAGCGCCCGCGACGCCGCCATGGCGTACCACCGCCTGCACCAGCTGCACCTCGCCG GGAAGCAGGCTGGGGGGCACCTGCTGGCCATCAACCTGGCGCTCAGCGCCGTCAACCTGGCGGAGTGCGCCGGCGATGCCGTGTCCGTGGCCGCCCTGGCTGAGATCTACGTGGCGGCCGCCCTGCGGGTCAAGGCCAGCCTGCACCGCTGCTTCCACTTCTTGGCT cgccccttCCTCTGCAGCGCCCGGCGCGTGGCCCTGTCCcacggcggggccgtgcccccggcCATGCAGTGGCTCTGCCACCCCTTGGGCCACCGCTTCTTCGTGGACGGCGACTGGGCCGTCAAGGGCGTCCCGAGGGAGACCATCTACAGCTCCGCCGGCAACCCAG TGGACCCGCTGGCGCAGGTGACCCAGCTCTTCCGCGAGCACCTCCTGGAGAAGGCGCTGTGCTGCGTGGCCATGCCCGagcccggccgccccgcggcGCAGGGAGAGGG CCGCTTCTCGGACGCGCTGGAGTACCTCCAGCTGCTCAACGGCTGCTCCAACGCCAGCggcgcgcccggccccgcgccctccATCAGCTGCGGCTTGGCGGCGGTGACAG GCACCGACCCCGTGTCCAAGTGGTGGGCGTCCGTCATCGGCGCCGTTATTCACTGGCTGCAGGGAGACGAGGAGGGGGCCGAGCGCCTCTACCCGCTGGTGGAGACCATGCCccgggtgctgcagggctctga GAagcccctgccccgcgccgcgcTGCACTCCTTCAAGGCCGTCCGGGCCATGCTGAGCAAGCAGGACGGGAGCCAGGCCAGCCTGAACCACTGCGAGaaggccagcagctgcctgcggGAGAGCCTGGAGCTCAGCAGCCCCCCCAAGTGCACCATCGACAag gcggtgcagctcctgctgtgcgACCTGCTCCTCGTCACCCGCACCAacctgtggcagcagcagatgagcgccagccagcagctccgCGGCGCCTACCAGGCGTCCGCCCTGGAGCTCCGCGGCTTCCAGCAGGACCTCAGCAGCCTGCGGCGCCTGGCGCAGACCCTCCGGCCCGCCATGCGCAGG gtGTTCCTGCATGAAGCCACCGCCAGGCTGATGGCTCGCGCCAGCCCCACGCGGACCCACCAGCTGCTGGACCGCAGCCTGCGGAGGAGAGGGGTGCAGGGCAGCAAAACAG CCGGCGAGCCCGAGAGCCACCCCACACCGCGGGAGCACGCCGAGGCCCTGCTGCTCGCCTGCTGCTACCTGCCCCCCAGCTTCCTCTCGGCCCCCGGGCAGCGCGTGGGGATGCTGGCCGAGGCCGCGCGCACGCTGGAGAAGCTGGGCGACCGCCGCACGCTGCACGACTGCCAGCAGATGATCATCAAGCTGGGCAGCGGCACCACGGTCACCTCGGGATAG